ATTTTTAGAATGGTTCAAAGATTTTTCTCAACAGTACAATAATCACACTAAGATAATAATTCTTACCTCATCTAACAATCAAGCGGACGTAGATCATGCTTTTTCATATCAAAATGTAGTCAAATTTATCACTAAGCCTTTGAAAAAAGATCATTTAGCTGAACTTCCACTCTAAAACCATGATAGTTATTATTGGTGGAGGAATAAGCGGATTGACATTGGGCTACTACTTACAAAAACAAAAAATTCCTTATATTCTTGTAGAACAATCCCAAAAAATAGGGGGTAATATTCAAACGCTATGCCTACAAGGTAGAACACTCGAGCTTGGACCTAACACTGTATTAGCCAAACCGCACGTATGGGAGCTTATCCAAGAGCTTAATCTAACTGAACAAATAATCTATCCTGACAAAAAAGCTCGAAAACGGTTTATCTTAAAGAAAAATGGCTATGCCGCTTTGCCCTCAAATCCCGTTTCACTTCTTTTGAATTCATTTTTTAGCTTATCTACAAAAATTCAAATACTCAAAGACTTATCTAAAAAACCTAATCCTAATCCGCCCAAAAAAGAAACTGTACATGATTTTTTTGTACGCCATTTTGGAATTGAAGTAGCAGAGCAAGTGGTAAATCCATTTGTAGCAGGCATATACGCTGGGGATAGTCAAAAGCTAATTACCGAATATGCTTTTCCCACTTTAATAGAAGCCGAAAAACACACAGGCAGCATCATTAAAGGTTTTATCAAATATCAAAAGATGTATCGTTCAAAAGGGAGTATTTCATTTCGGAACGGTATGCACACCTTAGTACAAACAATATATCAAGCCCAAAAATCAAGTGTGTATCTCAACACGTTTATAGAAAAAATTGAATTCGGAGACTTAAAACATACTCTCATTTTGTCCAATAAAAATACTGTTTCTGCTAAAAGAATTGTTTTTACTGCACCTGCGTATAGTGTTGCAAAATACGTAGAATCCTTGTCTGCTGACTTTGCACAAAAGTTGGCATGTATTCCCTATGCACCTGTATGTGTTGTGCACTCTGTTTATCGTAAAGATAAAGTAAAGCACAAGTTAGATGGCTTTGGTGCTTTGCACCCCAGCATGTACAATACTTTCATTTTGGGTACTATTTTCTCTTCCACAATATTTCCCAACACTTGCCATTCCGATGAAGTTTTACTAACTTCTTTTATAGGTCAAAAATTTTTGTCGTATTCGCAAAATGAGATTCAAGATAAAGTACATCAAGAATTAGCAAACTACCTTAATATAACCGAAGCTCCTATTTTTACTCATCTACATGTATGGGAAAAAGCTATTCCACAATATGAAGCTAATTATGCTGACATTTTGCCTTTTGTACATCAATGGGAATCAAAAGGAATTTATTTTTCAGGCAATTGGCTCAATGGTATTTCCGTAGAGAAGTGCATAGAGGTAAATAAACATTTAGCGCAAAAGTTAGCTACTTTGGATTAAGGAGAAAAAATTAAAAGTGCAAAGTTGAACATTAAAAAGCCAAGTTACAAAAAATACATTCATTAGTTTTGCATAAAATTACAATATTTTTTATATCTTTGCTATGCCAAATACGTATAAAGGCTACTCAATGGCACAGAATTTACTATTTTACACAGCGTAATGAGATTTTGGGATATACTTGTATGGATAAAAGTTCAGCGCATATACAGTATAATATGCTGTGTTTTATTTTTTACTTTGTGTGAGGAAAGTTATGCACAGGGTAATACGAATTATTCTTATCGCAAGCGAGTTTGTAAAGGAGAAGGATGCCAACAAGTAAAAGTTCGGGCATCCGTAAAAAGAATGAACTACCCCATTGGTATAAGGTACAAAAAAGCAAAATCAACAAGTAGAAGTGGTTATCGGCGCTCTATATGTCGTGGAAGTGGATGTTATCCCATCAAATATACTGTAAAACA
The sequence above is drawn from the Bacteroidia bacterium genome and encodes:
- the hemG gene encoding protoporphyrinogen oxidase, translating into MIVIIGGGISGLTLGYYLQKQKIPYILVEQSQKIGGNIQTLCLQGRTLELGPNTVLAKPHVWELIQELNLTEQIIYPDKKARKRFILKKNGYAALPSNPVSLLLNSFFSLSTKIQILKDLSKKPNPNPPKKETVHDFFVRHFGIEVAEQVVNPFVAGIYAGDSQKLITEYAFPTLIEAEKHTGSIIKGFIKYQKMYRSKGSISFRNGMHTLVQTIYQAQKSSVYLNTFIEKIEFGDLKHTLILSNKNTVSAKRIVFTAPAYSVAKYVESLSADFAQKLACIPYAPVCVVHSVYRKDKVKHKLDGFGALHPSMYNTFILGTIFSSTIFPNTCHSDEVLLTSFIGQKFLSYSQNEIQDKVHQELANYLNITEAPIFTHLHVWEKAIPQYEANYADILPFVHQWESKGIYFSGNWLNGISVEKCIEVNKHLAQKLATLD